In the Peromyscus maniculatus bairdii isolate BWxNUB_F1_BW_parent chromosome 20, HU_Pman_BW_mat_3.1, whole genome shotgun sequence genome, one interval contains:
- the Cby1 gene encoding protein chibby homolog 1 isoform X3, translating to MNLAGQNLKFENGQWVADTVISGGVDRRETQRLRKRNQQLEEENNLLRLKVDILLDMLSETTAESNLKDKELDELKISNRRRK from the exons ATGAACCTGGCGGGACAAAACCTGAAGTTTGAAAATGGCCAGTGGGTGGCAG ACACAGTGATTAGCGGGGGTGTGGATCGGCGAGAGACTCAGCGCCTGCGCAAGCGGAACCAGCagttggaagaagagaacaaTCTCTTGCGGCTCAAAGTGGACATTCTGCTGGACATG CTTTCAGAGACCACTGCGGAGTCCAACTTGAAGGACAAAGAATTGGATGAGCTGAAGATTAGCAACCGCAGGAGGAAGTGA